Proteins from a genomic interval of Longimicrobium sp.:
- a CDS encoding DEAD/DEAH box helicase, whose product MNKFFEPLADQLTERSTSALLGALGPVSAPLRRYLRESLHRLPGQGASLLADPVIEAIFDWQSGEETMEDLATADMLSKELVHAMAQPSRHEALREYRFPSDRRPFRHQLAAWRHLRNEDARSVLVTSGTGSGKTEAFLVPILDYLAREQRHLGRLTGVRALFLYPLNALINSQRDRLRAWTEPFGGKIRFCLYKGDTPEILSPLQRKAASPEEVGDRKTLRNDPPPILVTNATMLEYLLIRKQDRPIIERSAGQLRWIVLDEAHTYLGSHAAEMALLLRRVLHAFEVDAQQVRFVATSATIGDDSEKSTAELQSFLADLAGVDPERVSVVRGARSIPSLPPEYAATDVPLPAHEELIGCERGQLGHVLASNRSMRTLRERLLSEGAVKVSELARISANGGSSIVEHPGEETLRETMQFLDFATAAEVKGEQFLRARAHYFHRTHAGIWCCVNPQCAGRMRTALDHPEWSFGRIFLERREHCSECGSIVLEMVLCGECGTEYLDADLVPGQGAYRLLPRLQDDPSDAEEYQALIEGEDDEDATADEPEEDEDRLPRLLTRRGAPDTQEIEVRVADGWIVDGGGVQFGEVRSRSARHHEIQCVQCRTVETRRGDLFRGTRRGAPFFLRSIIPTLLEAQPPHSATQARLPFDGKRLLTFTDSRQGTARFALDAQLDAERNYARSLLYHHVVSRRRDAEQRRGDLDQLRAVIAALETVAPGNPFLEDELREKRRQLAAAEEPVVGTLTWQEAVNALASQDEVRLWMRKHWAQLPLGELDEQGVAQLCMLREFVRRPKRQNSLETMGFIALEYPSLNRAARAPIPWKARSLSEQDWRDFLKIALDFFVRGSTAVVVDRRYLKWLGAPVKPKVLRGPDADRMSSQGFVQWPTSRSVSRNRLLVLLSAALRADRADPSDAADIDQCLRDAWEQVRSILSVTQEGYQLRLEEQVTLREGGSAWLCPVTRRVLDTTLRGITPYATPKASVEGLRCRELVMPRVPHAFWQREGGSRYSREEIGSWITSNPEIDTLRAAGVWSDLSTRILGQSPYFQVAEHSAQQSASRLGELEEAFRAGKLNVLSCSTTMEMGVDVGGLAAVAMNNTPPSPANYLQRAGRAGRRGETRAFSFTLCKNTPHGEWVFQNPRWPFDTRLGVSTVSLSSERIVQRHVSSLALTRFLMLEAGSEDLPHLEAGYFFEPVEGRSAVCERFESWLLDSAKADRWLTEGLSRLVRRSVLESVAPGRMLGSVAAAAQRVREAWCAELQPLIRQLELIGDGRDEQPARRAIELQIQRMRREYLLRELALRNFLPGYGFPTQVVPFVTTTASDLERARTSRNVSEHEDNRSRSRGYPSRDLTLALREYAPGSTVVIDGRVLVSSGLTLNWKVPANDAQAKDVQSLRWAWHCGRCGRVGFSHRRVERCDSESCVVGDARIENVRFIEPAGFAVEISYEATNDLTQNSYLPVERPWISTGIEPWQSLPRAELGRYRYSNEGRIFAYSRGLHSAGYAVCLRCGRAASHVAGSDGVPQEMVNHRPLRGGGDRDESGLCQGNSNGWAVLPNLWLGVAKETDVFELQLHYAGTGAKIESDAAAVSVAVALRGALAEAIGIEDREIGWAVIPSRVPTDESQTRSVVLFDTATGGAGFVAQAVTRLPQVIARARQVLQCPRDCDSACHACLLTYDTSFSAKDLNRHAALELLSQAFVDGLALPESLQAFGPPSTLEFEPLSAALARELRGSAGLQVVLGGAAEEWDLPDWSLLDRVRRWSADGAEIELLVPSPVLGSLDAASRNVLAAWTDSRLAQVREVSEAEVRHGEGTLIAKVVKGTEEIVFAAFDQESMTPGPRWSTGSSAARIVTARIPLAGASDQSLGRSISASELRVRPDGTVSALEITNQFNGPIATFGNRFWDGVLAVAPEVARRLAGSVPIRRVTYADRYVRTPLMVRLLLEVVGALRDRSSVAPEAEVRLITIPIDARPRGVQRDLWHDWAPRSVRNEVFALGITEVGLRPLVEEVPRAQAPHARQLVVEWEDGATWSVRLDEGFGFLRGSGNSTYPFDSDAERQIRALMDADGLVSAHARTDLYVYALRRSGT is encoded by the coding sequence ATGAACAAGTTCTTCGAGCCTCTCGCCGACCAGCTGACTGAACGGTCGACGAGCGCTCTCCTCGGTGCACTTGGTCCTGTTTCCGCTCCCCTGCGCCGATATCTGCGGGAGTCGCTTCACAGGTTGCCGGGCCAGGGCGCAAGTCTCCTGGCGGATCCCGTGATCGAAGCAATCTTCGATTGGCAGAGTGGCGAGGAGACGATGGAGGATCTCGCCACCGCGGACATGCTGAGCAAGGAGCTTGTCCACGCTATGGCGCAGCCGTCCCGGCATGAAGCGCTTCGCGAGTACCGCTTCCCGTCGGATCGGCGGCCCTTCCGCCACCAACTCGCCGCTTGGCGTCACCTGAGGAATGAGGACGCTCGATCTGTTCTGGTCACCAGTGGCACCGGGTCCGGGAAGACCGAGGCCTTCCTGGTCCCGATCCTCGACTACCTCGCCCGCGAGCAGCGGCACCTGGGACGGCTGACCGGGGTCCGCGCTCTTTTCCTGTATCCCCTGAACGCGCTGATCAACTCCCAGCGCGACCGGCTCCGCGCCTGGACGGAACCGTTCGGAGGTAAAATCCGGTTTTGCCTCTACAAGGGCGATACGCCCGAGATACTGTCTCCACTGCAACGAAAGGCGGCATCCCCGGAAGAGGTTGGCGACCGGAAGACGCTGCGCAACGATCCTCCGCCGATCCTCGTCACCAACGCGACGATGCTCGAATACCTGCTGATCCGGAAGCAGGACCGGCCGATCATCGAGCGTTCTGCGGGGCAGCTCCGCTGGATCGTCCTAGACGAGGCACACACCTACCTCGGTTCACACGCTGCGGAGATGGCGCTGCTGCTGCGTCGGGTGCTCCACGCCTTCGAGGTCGACGCGCAGCAGGTGCGGTTCGTAGCTACGTCCGCAACGATTGGTGATGACAGTGAGAAGAGCACCGCGGAACTGCAGAGCTTCCTCGCGGATCTGGCGGGCGTGGACCCGGAGCGTGTCTCAGTCGTTCGCGGAGCACGATCGATTCCCTCTCTCCCGCCGGAGTACGCCGCCACGGATGTTCCGCTCCCTGCACACGAAGAGCTGATCGGGTGTGAGCGCGGCCAGCTTGGTCACGTCTTGGCCTCGAACCGCAGCATGCGAACCCTTCGGGAGCGTTTGCTCTCGGAAGGGGCCGTGAAGGTTTCGGAACTCGCGCGGATCAGCGCAAATGGCGGTTCATCAATTGTGGAGCACCCTGGGGAGGAAACGCTTCGCGAAACGATGCAGTTCCTCGACTTCGCCACAGCGGCCGAGGTGAAGGGGGAGCAGTTCCTCCGGGCCCGTGCACACTACTTCCACCGCACCCACGCGGGAATATGGTGCTGCGTCAATCCGCAGTGTGCCGGCAGGATGCGCACGGCGCTTGACCATCCTGAGTGGAGTTTCGGGCGGATTTTTCTGGAGCGGCGCGAGCACTGCTCCGAGTGCGGATCGATCGTGCTTGAAATGGTCCTGTGCGGCGAGTGCGGGACCGAGTACCTGGATGCTGATCTCGTGCCCGGGCAGGGAGCGTATCGGCTCCTTCCGCGGCTGCAGGACGATCCCTCAGATGCGGAAGAGTACCAGGCACTCATCGAGGGAGAAGATGACGAGGATGCGACTGCGGACGAGCCGGAGGAGGACGAAGATCGTCTCCCGCGCCTTCTCACCCGCCGCGGTGCGCCCGATACGCAGGAGATCGAGGTTCGAGTAGCCGATGGGTGGATCGTCGACGGGGGCGGTGTCCAGTTCGGCGAGGTGAGGTCGCGCTCGGCTCGGCACCATGAGATCCAATGCGTGCAGTGCCGGACCGTCGAAACCCGGCGCGGAGACCTGTTCCGCGGCACCCGGCGGGGCGCTCCGTTCTTCCTGCGGAGCATCATTCCTACGCTGCTCGAGGCGCAGCCGCCGCACAGCGCGACTCAGGCGCGTCTCCCGTTCGACGGCAAGCGGCTGCTCACGTTCACGGATTCGCGGCAGGGTACCGCGCGATTTGCGCTGGACGCACAGCTCGATGCGGAGCGGAACTACGCTCGGAGCCTTCTCTACCACCACGTTGTGAGCCGCCGGCGCGATGCGGAGCAACGTCGCGGCGACCTGGACCAGTTGCGTGCCGTGATTGCCGCGCTTGAGACAGTTGCTCCTGGAAATCCGTTCCTCGAAGACGAGCTCAGGGAGAAGCGTCGGCAACTCGCTGCCGCGGAAGAGCCCGTTGTGGGAACCCTCACCTGGCAGGAAGCGGTCAACGCGCTTGCGAGTCAGGATGAAGTCCGGCTGTGGATGCGGAAGCACTGGGCACAACTCCCACTCGGGGAGCTCGATGAGCAAGGGGTCGCTCAGCTCTGCATGCTCCGGGAGTTCGTGCGTCGGCCGAAGCGGCAGAACTCGCTCGAGACGATGGGATTCATCGCGCTGGAGTACCCGTCACTGAACCGGGCTGCCCGCGCGCCAATACCCTGGAAAGCGCGGAGTCTTTCGGAACAGGATTGGCGCGATTTCCTCAAAATCGCACTCGATTTCTTCGTCCGCGGCAGCACTGCTGTCGTGGTGGATCGTCGCTACCTCAAGTGGTTGGGGGCACCGGTGAAACCAAAGGTGCTTCGCGGTCCCGACGCGGATCGAATGAGCAGCCAGGGCTTCGTCCAGTGGCCGACCAGCAGGTCGGTGTCACGGAACCGGCTCCTTGTCCTGCTGAGTGCGGCGCTCCGTGCTGACCGTGCTGACCCGTCGGACGCTGCGGATATCGATCAGTGCTTGCGGGATGCGTGGGAGCAGGTCAGGAGCATTCTGTCGGTGACTCAGGAGGGCTACCAGTTACGACTTGAGGAGCAGGTCACGTTGCGGGAGGGAGGCTCCGCCTGGCTCTGTCCCGTCACGCGGAGGGTGCTTGATACTACCCTGCGTGGAATCACTCCCTATGCGACGCCAAAGGCCAGCGTGGAGGGTCTTCGGTGTCGTGAGCTGGTGATGCCGCGGGTTCCACATGCCTTCTGGCAACGGGAGGGCGGATCTCGGTACTCACGCGAGGAAATCGGAAGCTGGATCACCTCCAACCCGGAAATCGATACACTTCGGGCGGCGGGGGTATGGAGCGATCTGAGCACCCGGATTCTGGGGCAATCGCCGTACTTTCAGGTTGCCGAGCATTCGGCCCAGCAGAGCGCGTCCCGACTTGGGGAGTTGGAGGAGGCGTTTCGGGCAGGCAAGCTGAACGTGCTGAGCTGCTCCACGACGATGGAGATGGGGGTCGATGTGGGCGGTCTTGCCGCAGTGGCCATGAACAACACGCCCCCGAGTCCGGCGAACTATCTGCAGCGGGCCGGTCGGGCCGGGCGTCGAGGGGAGACGCGCGCGTTCAGCTTCACGTTGTGCAAGAATACTCCCCATGGGGAATGGGTCTTCCAGAACCCACGCTGGCCCTTCGATACCCGCCTCGGCGTCTCCACGGTCTCGCTCTCCAGCGAACGCATCGTACAGCGGCACGTCAGTTCCCTCGCCCTTACGCGCTTCCTGATGCTGGAAGCGGGTTCGGAGGACCTCCCTCACCTCGAGGCGGGATACTTCTTTGAACCTGTCGAGGGCCGAAGCGCGGTTTGTGAGCGATTCGAATCGTGGCTGCTGGACTCGGCCAAAGCGGACCGCTGGCTCACCGAGGGACTGAGCCGACTGGTTCGCCGGTCCGTGCTCGAAAGCGTTGCTCCGGGGCGGATGCTCGGTTCGGTCGCCGCCGCGGCTCAGCGCGTACGCGAAGCTTGGTGCGCTGAACTCCAGCCCCTCATTCGGCAGCTCGAGCTGATCGGCGACGGGAGGGATGAACAGCCGGCGCGCCGCGCCATCGAGCTACAGATTCAGCGGATGCGCCGTGAGTATCTGCTGCGGGAACTCGCGTTGCGCAACTTCCTTCCAGGGTACGGCTTCCCAACCCAGGTTGTGCCGTTCGTTACGACAACCGCATCCGACCTGGAGCGTGCCCGGACCTCGCGCAACGTCAGCGAGCATGAGGATAATCGATCGCGCAGCCGGGGTTATCCTTCGCGGGACCTGACGCTTGCGCTGCGGGAGTATGCCCCAGGTTCCACGGTGGTGATCGATGGACGGGTGCTCGTAAGCAGCGGCCTCACGCTGAACTGGAAGGTCCCCGCCAACGACGCGCAGGCGAAGGACGTACAGTCTCTGCGGTGGGCATGGCACTGCGGACGGTGCGGACGGGTGGGATTCTCGCACCGGCGTGTGGAGCGATGTGATAGCGAAAGCTGCGTCGTTGGTGATGCGCGGATCGAGAACGTTCGTTTCATCGAGCCCGCCGGCTTCGCCGTCGAGATCTCGTACGAAGCCACGAACGACCTTACGCAAAACAGCTATCTCCCGGTAGAGCGCCCCTGGATCAGCACCGGGATCGAGCCATGGCAGAGCCTCCCTCGCGCAGAACTCGGCCGCTACCGGTACAGCAACGAAGGGCGCATCTTCGCATACTCGCGCGGTCTTCACAGTGCTGGTTATGCGGTGTGCCTTCGCTGCGGACGGGCGGCTTCGCACGTGGCCGGCTCCGACGGGGTGCCTCAGGAGATGGTGAATCATCGCCCCCTCCGTGGCGGAGGCGATCGTGACGAGAGTGGACTATGCCAGGGGAACTCGAACGGCTGGGCTGTGCTTCCCAATCTCTGGCTGGGCGTGGCGAAAGAAACCGACGTCTTCGAGCTTCAGCTCCATTACGCCGGTACCGGTGCGAAGATCGAGAGCGACGCGGCGGCCGTGTCCGTGGCGGTGGCGCTGCGCGGTGCCCTGGCTGAGGCCATCGGCATCGAGGACCGGGAGATCGGGTGGGCGGTCATTCCTTCGCGAGTCCCTACCGACGAGTCACAGACGCGATCGGTCGTCCTCTTCGACACGGCAACCGGCGGGGCCGGGTTCGTTGCCCAGGCGGTGACCCGTCTGCCGCAGGTGATCGCGAGAGCCCGTCAGGTACTTCAGTGTCCCCGGGATTGCGACAGTGCCTGTCACGCCTGTCTGCTGACGTATGATACGAGCTTCTCGGCGAAGGATCTGAATCGCCATGCTGCGCTCGAGCTCCTGAGCCAGGCGTTCGTTGACGGACTTGCTCTCCCGGAGTCCCTGCAGGCGTTCGGCCCACCGTCGACGCTGGAGTTCGAACCTCTTTCGGCGGCCCTAGCGCGCGAACTCCGCGGATCGGCTGGGCTCCAAGTTGTACTCGGGGGGGCCGCGGAGGAGTGGGACCTGCCAGATTGGTCCCTGCTCGACAGGGTCAGGCGATGGTCTGCCGATGGGGCCGAGATCGAATTGCTTGTTCCCAGTCCCGTGCTCGGTTCGCTGGATGCTGCCAGCCGCAACGTGCTCGCCGCATGGACTGACTCACGGCTGGCGCAGGTACGGGAGGTTTCCGAAGCGGAAGTTCGGCACGGTGAAGGAACCCTTATCGCGAAGGTCGTGAAAGGCACGGAGGAGATCGTGTTCGCGGCGTTCGATCAGGAATCGATGACGCCGGGACCGCGGTGGAGCACCGGGAGTTCCGCCGCGAGGATCGTCACCGCCCGCATTCCGCTGGCCGGTGCATCGGACCAATCCTTGGGCCGGTCGATCTCGGCTTCGGAACTGCGGGTACGGCCGGATGGCACCGTTTCCGCCCTTGAGATCACCAATCAGTTCAATGGGCCGATCGCAACCTTCGGGAATCGGTTCTGGGATGGGGTGCTCGCCGTTGCCCCAGAGGTGGCAAGGCGGCTGGCGGGCTCAGTCCCAATTCGGCGCGTGACCTACGCGGATCGGTACGTCCGAACGCCACTGATGGTCCGCCTCCTCTTGGAAGTGGTAGGTGCCCTACGTGACCGGTCCAGTGTTGCCCCCGAAGCTGAGGTTCGGCTGATTACGATACCAATCGACGCTCGTCCTCGCGGTGTGCAGCGCGACCTCTGGCACGACTGGGCTCCCCGCAGCGTCCGGAATGAGGTGTTTGCGCTGGGGATCACCGAAGTCGGCCTCCGTCCGCTGGTGGAGGAGGTTCCGCGCGCACAGGCTCCCCATGCGCGGCAACTCGTGGTTGAATGGGAGGACGGTGCTACGTGGTCCGTTCGCTTGGACGAGGGATTCGGATTCCTTCGTGGAAGCGGGAATTCTACATATCCTTTCGATTCCGATGCTGAGCGGCAGATCCGCGCGCTTATGGACGCTGACGGGCTGGTATCAGCCCACGCAAGAACGGATCTCTACGTCTATGCCCTCAGGCGCTCAGGGACTTGA
- a CDS encoding reprolysin-like metallopeptidase, with the protein MGRRFHVVLLLAVCGIAGVDGARAQGGEPNPLWEPVPTSELENQAGARAFRVSSARLDRLKAAPLLQLLEAAPLDTDAAGPQAWVEIILPVPGLLLPRRYERFRVAESPLIPRELAGNVGTLRTYTGRGIDSPALTTRFSVSERGLSGIVLGPEGTWVIEPVEGDADGPGDPLLPLHVSAFKEDLPQRPRPQFELPGHPPVAPPTPLVPATPTAFDAPAAAAEAPTDLAPRIRTFRLAIVATTEFTTYHRNRAGRTLTDDQVRDRALAAIVDVMNMVQAVYERELGVRFEFVPRQRELIFVSEPDGYNGKSVDSLLLDRNQAYLDSIIGPGAYDVGHVFTVGGGGYATIEAVCRDAFKGQGGTGVEVARSEKVFAIDYVAHELGHQFGARHTFNAIRQDGCSLEAREARSAFEPGSGTTVMAYAGICGTSNVQDESDQYFHVRSLEQIAGHLAAHACGRTEAVRNRAPTVSATAQWMIPAQTPFVLTATGTDPDGDALTYSFEEFYRGASWTPHPSPPEMVEPGRMRPTFRSYEPDTPAQRVFPRLADLLFNSPSRWEQLPGGERSTAANRPLTFRVTARDGRGAFATTDVEVTVVARTASNRRVGPFRVTEPGAGDQVRRGSTLTVEWDPARTQDEPLRCMQVRITLATDEQGRFETVLADATQNDGDEAVTIPDGPAAPRAWVRVECVGNIFFNVSRAFVLLGSDTR; encoded by the coding sequence ATGGGGAGGAGATTTCACGTTGTGCTGCTGCTGGCCGTGTGCGGCATTGCGGGCGTCGACGGGGCGCGGGCGCAGGGGGGCGAGCCGAACCCGCTCTGGGAGCCGGTGCCCACCAGCGAGTTGGAGAACCAGGCGGGCGCACGGGCGTTCCGTGTATCGTCCGCACGGCTCGACCGGCTGAAAGCCGCGCCCCTCCTGCAGCTTCTGGAGGCGGCGCCGCTGGACACCGATGCCGCCGGGCCGCAGGCATGGGTGGAGATCATTCTCCCCGTCCCCGGACTCCTCCTCCCCCGCCGGTACGAGCGCTTCCGCGTGGCGGAGTCGCCGCTGATTCCCCGCGAGCTTGCCGGGAACGTGGGCACGCTGCGGACCTACACCGGGCGCGGCATCGATAGTCCGGCCCTGACGACGCGCTTTTCCGTGTCCGAGCGGGGACTGAGCGGGATCGTGCTTGGCCCGGAAGGCACCTGGGTCATCGAGCCTGTGGAGGGCGACGCGGATGGTCCGGGGGATCCGCTCCTGCCGCTGCACGTCTCCGCCTTCAAGGAAGACCTCCCCCAGCGCCCGCGCCCCCAGTTCGAACTGCCGGGCCACCCCCCGGTGGCGCCGCCAACGCCGCTCGTTCCGGCGACGCCCACCGCGTTCGACGCGCCCGCCGCCGCAGCCGAGGCGCCCACGGATCTCGCGCCCCGCATCCGGACCTTTCGCTTGGCAATTGTGGCGACGACAGAATTTACCACGTATCACCGGAACCGTGCTGGCCGCACGCTGACGGATGACCAGGTCCGCGACCGGGCGCTGGCCGCCATTGTAGACGTGATGAACATGGTGCAAGCGGTTTACGAGCGGGAGCTCGGCGTTCGCTTTGAGTTCGTGCCGCGTCAACGCGAGCTGATCTTCGTCTCCGAACCCGACGGGTACAACGGCAAGTCGGTCGACAGCCTGCTCCTGGATCGCAACCAAGCTTACCTAGACAGCATTATCGGGCCGGGCGCGTACGACGTGGGCCACGTGTTCACGGTCGGCGGCGGAGGGTACGCGACCATCGAGGCCGTGTGCCGCGACGCCTTCAAGGGGCAGGGCGGTACCGGCGTAGAGGTGGCGCGGTCAGAGAAGGTCTTCGCGATCGACTACGTGGCGCACGAGCTCGGCCACCAGTTCGGCGCGCGGCACACCTTCAACGCCATACGCCAAGACGGCTGTTCACTAGAGGCGCGCGAGGCGCGGAGCGCATTCGAGCCGGGGAGCGGCACCACGGTGATGGCATACGCGGGGATCTGCGGCACCAGCAACGTGCAAGACGAGTCCGACCAGTACTTCCACGTCCGATCGCTCGAGCAGATCGCTGGACACTTGGCGGCGCATGCCTGCGGGCGCACCGAGGCAGTCAGAAACCGAGCGCCGACCGTCTCCGCGACGGCGCAGTGGATGATCCCGGCCCAGACGCCGTTCGTCCTGACGGCCACCGGTACGGATCCCGATGGAGACGCCCTGACCTACAGCTTCGAGGAGTTCTATCGCGGCGCGTCGTGGACCCCCCACCCATCGCCGCCCGAAATGGTGGAGCCGGGGCGGATGCGGCCGACTTTCCGCTCCTACGAGCCGGACACGCCGGCGCAACGAGTCTTTCCGCGGCTCGCGGACCTGCTGTTCAACAGCCCCTCTCGGTGGGAGCAGCTTCCCGGTGGTGAACGGAGCACCGCAGCGAACCGGCCGCTCACCTTCCGCGTCACGGCGCGTGACGGCCGCGGGGCCTTCGCCACTACGGACGTGGAGGTGACGGTGGTCGCGCGCACGGCATCCAACAGGCGCGTAGGCCCCTTCCGGGTGACCGAGCCCGGAGCCGGCGACCAGGTGCGCCGCGGCTCCACCCTGACGGTGGAATGGGACCCGGCTCGTACCCAAGACGAGCCGCTGCGGTGCATGCAGGTCCGCATCACCCTGGCGACGGACGAGCAGGGCAGGTTCGAGACGGTGCTGGCCGACGCGACCCAGAACGACGGCGACGAGGCCGTCACCATCCCGGACGGACCCGCGGCGCCGCGCGCATGGGTCCGGGTGGAGTGTGTCGGCAACATCTTCTTCAACGTGTCACGGGCGTTCGTGCTCCTTGGCTCGGACACCCGGTGA
- a CDS encoding CBS domain-containing protein, with product MTSDPLVTVRPGAGADDMMKKMRSSKVRRVMVTDGDGILRSVVAQADIVHEIRGGSSPTSGEDARRDLVAGGAGPVACFG from the coding sequence ATGACCTCCGACCCGCTGGTGACGGTGCGCCCAGGTGCCGGCGCGGACGACATGATGAAGAAGATGCGCAGTTCGAAGGTGCGGCGGGTGATGGTCACGGATGGTGACGGCATCCTGCGGAGCGTGGTCGCCCAAGCCGACATCGTGCATGAGATAAGGGGAGGATCATCCCCGACGTCTGGAGAAGATGCTCGACGAGATCTCGTAGCCGGTGGGGCTGGCCCGGTAGCCTGCTTTGGCTGA